Part of the Podospora pseudopauciseta strain CBS 411.78 chromosome 7 map unlocalized CBS411.78m_7.2, whole genome shotgun sequence genome, TCGGAAAATGGCGGGTATATCGGAGGTTTGTCGAGCTCATCTCTCTTCTCAAGATCGTCTCTTCCCTCAAGCTGGTTTTTAAATGAGTGAGATGAGGCAGGGATTGCCAGGCTGTTTCCAATGAGCGGAAAGGCAATGGCTGCAAGTAGGGCGGAACAAAGGAGTGAAGCCCGCATGGTAAAGAGAGTGTGAGCGATCTTGATATTCGATCCCAACTGAGAAGCTCTGAAAAGTGGCAGGGGCTTCCTCTTTTCCCAGCCTTCCCAGCCAGAAAAAGGCAGGTAcacagaagaaaaaagatagAAGCAAAAAGCCAACTTGACGCATACACTTTAAGGTATGCGGTTGACTGTCCAGGAAACCCCTGATCATTCATCACAAGCAGCCCTGCCACGGGGCAGTGAACTTGTCAGACCGTTTCTTGCCAATGCCAACCGGGCCGTTCCTAGCTTCAGCCGCCATTTTTGACATCTTTACAGGTAGACGGTGTGCTTTAGTACGGATAGCTGAGGAAAAGCATCTGAAAAACGGTCTGCAGATAGTCCCTCGTTGTTGGTTGAGCGAGACGCCTGCCCCTTAAGTAGAAGCCGTGCCCAATAAGTGATCAAGATTCGTGCACTGCGAATCGCGCCGCAAATGAGTAATAGCTTCGAAACAAGTCTGAATTTCGAGTCATAACTACCGGTTCAATCTCCTGAATCATGGATTCATGATGGTCGTGATGCTAGCTGCCGCTTACAGATAACAGTGCAATGGTTAGCTAACAACGGCCTGTCAACCGTCAAAAGTGTTGACGACTAGTAAACCGTTGGTGAGTCGAGGTTCCAACTACTGGTTGATGGGTTAAGGATACTCTTCGATAAATATCTCGGGGCATCGCGAAGTCGATTCGTCGTACCTTAGTTTCGATGTGGAAAAACTTCTAGGTTTCTTCTTAGaacttgatgatggtgacaaTCTGAGATAGACTTCTGGTTCACTCAAGACAGGGTGCCTAACGGCGCAAGTTGTGGAAGCATAATCCGACAAACGGCTCTGAAAAAAAGGGTTTCGGGTTTTGCAGCCTTTCGCGCCACCTTTCTTGGCTGCCAGGCTGTATGTGAACATTTTTTTGTTACACTCTGCAAGTTTCATTCTTTCTCCATGCACTCCGCCAGCTACAAGAATGGATCCTGAAACGAAGGAGCTCCTGGACAACCACCCACTGACAGATATCTTCCCACTGATTGAGAAAATACGTTGGTCTCCAAGGGTCCCGACATATAGGATTCTCTACTGCGTGGTTCCATTTCACCCAGAATATCAGAGGAATGTTATGAACAAACAGCCCTGGTGTATCTTTGGCACATACACCTGCTATCTTGATGATTTGCAAAACTTCATGAAAAAAGGCTTCACATGGAATGCATCCAACTACATCCCGGAAATGTACTTCAACACAGAACCGCAAACATGGATGGAACCTTCTGGCTGGAAGCACACTCGTTGCTGGAGGCCTGACAGTTTCCGAAACATCCCTCCAGGTCACAGTGGATGGGAAGCATCACTCGGTGCTCGGCGTCACCAAAAACACTGACCAACTTCCGTTTCGACCGTTATCGGCAGAAAATATCTGGTTTGTGACAGTGAACAAATTTTTTGGTTATGAGGGCTTCGTATTTGATCATGGCGATCCCGACAAGGACATCGACTGCATCAAAAAATATCGCTGTATCGCTTCCTTGGTGGGTGTGGCCGACGAAAGCATCTCGCTCCAAGTCCTATGGACTGGGTCGACTGTTTGGAGTCACAGTGAACAGAACCGTGGTGTTCATGTTGATTCAGTATGTTCAGACATTGATCATAATCTTTCTCTACGATTTATACCTCTCACTTTTCCTCGAAGATTCCGCAATACATTCTGCAGTTTGCAAGACAGAATTGATATAGTCGGCGATAAGTGGTCCTAGGGTTAGGGTATTTATCTTATCAGAAATGCCCACCCACTCACCAAAACaccccaccagcaaccacTGCCTGCTGTCCCCCGGTGAAGCATGGAAACTTCAACAACTTCACTCCGGCCTCGTGACATTCCAGCATCTCATCGCCCCATCGGTATCAAGGGTGCATAGAGATACCGGTCGAACTGCATCATGGATATCACCAGCCATGCTGCTGCACGCAGCCCGCTTACCTTGGCAACGCTTCCGCCAGAGATTCTGATGGGCATCGTCGAGTGTCTCATTCCAACTCCGCCTGAAATCGGCGAGACAGGCCCTGTCGCCCTCGCGCAGATGTTTGAAGGCGAGCCATGGTATGAGTTCATTCTGTGCCGTCGCGCCCTCGCCAGTCTCTGCCTCGTCACGAGGACCTTTCGTGAAATggctcaccccctcctctaccgcgtcatcgccatcaccaacccacgAACCATGCTCCTTCTCTTCCGCACTCTGGCTGAGTTTCCACACTACGGATTACACACCCGCTTTCTCTCATGTCACATCACGCTGACCCGCAACAATGTCATCCGCGGGGTGAAAGAAGCGATGCATGAGCAGCTCGGCAGGTTCAAGCCATCCGACGCCCCCGGAGTCATTGCCCAGTACGTCCGCAACTCAATCATGCAGGCAGGTTCAGTCTGCAGTCACTGGATGCAGCCTTACTATGAAGGTCTGCCTCAAAACATCTTCTCCATGGTGCTCGCCAGCTGCAAGAGGGTAGAGACGCTCCTCCTAGAGGTCCCCATCTGTGACGAGGACGGCGATTACAACATCCTGTTTCACAAAATGCACGGCGACTTACATGAGTTCGACCTGGCTCGCGACCCTAGCGTGAAAAATGAAGAGCGCCCTTACCAACACATTCATACCCTCCTCTTGCAGGGTGACACCGAAATGATCAAGCACCTCGAGATCGACGAGTGTGACTGCGACATCCCAGACAACTACGGCGTCAAATGCAACACCTACTTCCCCCTGTTTGCGGCTCTGCCCAAGCTCGCCACGGTCGAAGTCACCTGCGACAGTGGCGACTGGACCAACCCCAtcgtcaacctcaaccaaAACATCATGGCCAGGCTTCATGCCATACATCCTGGCTCTACCCAGTTTTACAAGACAATggcctccctccctccagaCCACCCTTACCTCGGCGGCATCAAGCACATCTACCTCCACAACAGCATGGTAATGCCTCACCATCTTCACTACCTGTTGAAGTTCGCCCCTTACCTGGAGACACTGTACGTAACCCCTCGCCGGATCGAAGACGACGGGCCGGTAAGGTGGCCCCGCGTTCACGGcccagaggaggaagaccACGAGTCGCTCAACCTGGGCTTGCAACAGTACGGCAAGAAGCACCTCAAGAACCTCGATGTCGGGTGGACGAGCCTCAAGAACATGGAGAAGCTTGTCGGCCCAGAAGGGAGGATCATTTGCCTGCCCGAGCTTAAAAACCTGGAGAAGCTGTGCATTCAGCTCGAGACGCTGTACGGAAACATGAAAAACGCGGCtgttctccctctcctgtcACTGCTCCCGCCCAATTTGATGGAGTTGACGATTGAGgactggtggtggcggtaTGAGAAGCTGTACTTTGACATGAAGATGTGGAAGCCGAAAAAGAAGGTGGAGCATTACACCCGGGAAAAGGCGTATCGtcaggcggcggtggagatgcTGATGAAATTTGCAAAGTCGCTTGATGTGACGACCAACCGACTGAAGAAGGTGATGCTGGTGTGCAAGATTCCGTGGACgtgggtgctggagggggcggtggaggctgATGAGCACTTTATGGGGGTGAAGCTCGCGtttgaggagaagggggtggcGTTTGAGGTGGATTGtgacgaggtcgaggaggaggagaagcggcCAAAGCGGGATGTTCCGGTGTATCAGCCTTGCCTGAGGCCTAACGCGCCAGAGTATGATGAGTATGATGAGTTTGACGAGTTTGATGAGTATCCGTATGATGATTACCCGTACTAGTGAGAGGGGTTTGCTAGAAGATTTAGACCATTAACGAGAGCTGTTGCAATGTCGGTTGTTATCTTTGTGTAGAGTAAGTAGTCTTTAGACAAAAGTACATCTATTGCCCACCTTCGTCGTAGTTTCTGCTGTGCCACTTGCAATGGGCTTTGTTGCCCGACCTGCCCACCTTGCTCATGACATGGACTCTGCATGGAAAAATGGTTGCCAAAAACCGCAGACACAAAGGCCTCACGTCCACGACGAGCAAGGCCAAGAGACCCCCAGGTCAAGGTAAACAGGTTTCCTGCGCCATCGTCGTCACTTCCAAGAACTTTGGCCTCGTCGACATGCAACAAAAATCCGAACTCGGACTCAACAGCTCGAACCAACTGCAGCGAAGGAATCGACAGCCACaccttctttttgcttgggTCGTATCGGAAACACAGCAGGTCAACTGCCGAGTTGCCGAGCGGGAGGTCATCCTCTCGGGGCGCGGCGTATTCACTGCGTCGTTTTGCTGGCCGTCACGGTGTATACAGGTAGGCAGAAAGGATAGAAGAAGAATGCAATAGGCATCAACATTATTCTCTACTCCAGaccccccgcccccaccccccccccctcccctcttgACACAAAAGATCCCTTCTCATCCCAATATAGCCATCCATCACCCAAAGCTGCATTATGTTTGCTCGTGTATATACATATCTTTTGCAAAGTGTAAATAAATATGGTAGGCAAGTTTGATGTCTGGCCCGAGTGCACTGCCAGAGGTTACTCAAGACCATAAAGAGAAAAATCGGTTGGCAGATATGATCTGATGACAAAGGAGAGTGTTCGCAACACAGACCACGTTTTACACAACCGTGGCTGCACATCGGAATATCCCACCCTCACATATATGTCCCGGGTATTTCTGCCTGATGATGTGTTGATGCGAAATTGGCCTCTATTTCTTCCTCTGAGCCCTCGCCCTCTGATATCTCCGGTTTTATGACCTCCCACAAATATCACATGGTATCCAAACAAAATTTCTAGAAGTGAACAAATTATTATGCTGGATTAAACGCCCCCTTATGACTGTGCCTGCTTCGGCCTGTCCCCGTCGGCTGGGCTTGTGCCAttgccgttgaggaggaatcCCTTCTCGGCCAAGCCGGCCTTGCCTTCCTCGTTGTCATCGTCaaacaccttcttctccagccaCTGGGTGGCTCTCGCGCAGGCCGTATCCACGTACTTCATCCAGGCCCAGGCGGCAATGTACGTAAGGGTGGTGAAAACCAGAATCGAGGCCATCTTGTGGGCGCGGGACTTGGGGTGGAGGTactcctgctgcttctggGACCCGTCTTCGTTCTTACCGGCGGGTTCCCAGGGCTCTCCAGTGATCCCATACACAATCCACATGCCAACAGTGCGGAGGATGGTTCCGTGGGTGAGGTAGACAGCGAAAGAGTGGTGTCCGAGCCAGATCAGAAGACGATGCGAGAGGAGCTTCTGGATGAAGGGCGAGAtaaagatggagatggaggtgcACATGATGAAAAAGGCCGATGTTCGTCGGTGGACATTGGACCCCTTAGGTACCAAGAAACTGCCCTGGTTCTGACCATCAACCGGATTCAGGAGGAACTTGTGGAGGCTCATGGACCAAGGGGCCCAGTCCTCATGCTCTTGCGGGTACGAGCCGACATAGCCACCGACCAAGAGCAGGAAGGGGGCAACGACGCAGGTGAGAAGGCGCTGGTGAGAGGTGATAAAGTTTTGCGTGGGACGGTGCTGGGAGAGTTCGGCAAGAAGCGTCCCAAGCGCAAGCATAGCACCAAAGGTTTCTGTTTGTCCAAAAGATGTCAGTTTAAAATCAGATGTATGGTCCGTGCACGGCTATGACGTACCAGTCAAGTGTCCAACATTCATCAACCAGTACGTGATCAGGAGAACATGCACCAGAACACGGTACTTGAAACGCATCCCGATGGTGGCAGCCAACACGATATACACTTGGAAAGCTCCGATGAGCAGCGGGCGCATGGCCCACTGATGCCGGTCATAAACGTTCTCGGTGTTGGTCCATGTCGTCAAGGAGGAGCGGAAGAGTCTGCGGATGTTGTCGCCCAGTGGCATTGGGTCCGGCGCATCGAAACGCACCCAGAAAGCGTCACAGCGGTTGGCAGCCCGGTAGGCACCGAGAACCGACATGAAGAAGCTGATCAGGGTGGCAATAAGAGCTGGAAGCATCAGGCGCGGAGGGCGCCGGAAAGCGCTCCTCGCAATCGTCTTGAGCGCAGCTGGCGCATTGCCTTGTTGGTAGGCGAGCTTTAATGGCTTATTGGCACATACAAAGCCCGTCAAGAAGGCGAAGATGGGCACGCCAATTCGTCCTTGGTATGGGATGCGCAGGTAAGGATATTGCAGCAATCTGGGAGCCTCTCCCTTAGAGTCGGCTGGCCAGAAAAGTGGAAAATCCAAAGCGCGGGCAATGTGGGTGGTGATAACGAGAGCCGATGTGACACCTCGAAGACCCTGTGGGCGTGATAAAAAAACAAACAGTCAGCACTGGAACGGTGGAAGCTGGGGAAACCGTCGTCTATCAATCGTCACCGGACCATGCAGGACCACTCGGAGCCGGACCCGGAGGTGGCTGCAAAGGCAAAGGCGGACACAGGCACGGGGACACCCGAGCGGTCGACAAAATCCGAGAAAATGTTGCCACGTACCTCCACCCACTTGATGTTTCGTTGATTCGGTCGAGCAGCCATGGTGAACTCAACAGTCGAAAAGTGCCGTCAAGGCCGGAAAAGAAGTCGGGGAAAAATTAATACAAGACAAATCCCTATGCGATGATCCTCCCCCACAAAACCCTGAGGTggagagaaaaaaggggACAAGCAAGCCACAGGATGTTCGGTCGTCGCGGCTATGTGTGTGTCGCCCAAAAGGAGTGTGGTGAAGACAAGTGGAGAAGCCGCAAAAATAGAGGAGCCCGAGTCGTCGGAGGTCGGGGCCGAGATGGAATGATCCAGAGGTTCCAGATGTCGGCggagaaacaagaaaaaaaaggagaggCTAATTATTATTGGCAGCGGAGCatcgagagagagaaagtcGACAAAAGACAGAGCGAGGTCGTCGTCAGTGCAAGCGTAGCAAAGATAGGTTGATTTCAGTCGGTGAAAGTTGACAGCAAGGCCCGTTGCATCTGGAGTTGCGCAGAGCTTGTCAAATTGGGCGGTCGTGAGGCTTCGTTCGCTTCTTGTCGTTGCCCCTGCGCCGTGATTGCTTCTTGTGCTCGCGTAGCACTGCTGAGGCTGGGTCGGACGTTGGCGTCGTCGGGGAATTGGGTGGTTTGGAAAGGGCAGCGGGCCTCGGAAGGGGATTCGTCAAAGGCGTCCCAAGATTATAGGTATTAAAAGGTGGTGAAAAACCAGAGCGCGAATTTGGTGGCGGACATGGAGAAGTGGAAGGGGAATTCCTGTTTTTTTTGAACCAAGAGGCGACATCAGTGCCCGGCCTATATTTTTACACGTTACAGGGAGATGGCATGGAACCGTAGCGAGCCCCCCAGCATGCCCAGAACGCCCAGCAAACCGCCAAgtcctccaacaacacaccactACCACGCTTGACTGCAGGGGCGGGCAGTGAAGAGCACAACTCTCCTTTTCCGTACAGAAGAGGGCTTCATCTCATTGCTCATTCAAttcgtcatcatccagcTCCAACAGAAATCCTTCTCAGCCCATCAACAATTGCCTCCGAAGCTGATCAAGAAAGGCGTCACTCCTTATGGCTTCAGCCTGCACATCCCGCGCAGCCACATGCAGCCACTTGGGACAGCCCATCCATCCGGGCCCCTGGACAGACGGTGGACTGGAGAGCCGGGATTTGGGCTGCCCCACTTCTCCGTTTTTGTTTCCAAGACGGACTGAGGGCCCAGTATTCGTGTGTATAAAAAGAAGACGCCCACGACGACAGCCAGCGCCAGCGACCGCGGCGGCAGCGACGACAGCTTACTGTCTTGGGCAGTCCTAGACAGTTGTTCTCCCTGTGCTACGAACTCGTGGGCTCTACGACGGGTGTGGCTGCCTTTCCTCCCGCTGTCGTGCGGTGTGGGCGTGCACCGGTGATCCGTCCCTGATTTTTCTTTTGAAGGAGCCAAGGAGCCATTCCACTTACACTGCCCGTCATCCCATCTTGATTTGAGCAGACGAAGATCCCGTCCCCCGGCCCGACTGCCTCTTCCATATCCTCCGTCAGTGAGCAGAATGCGACATCGTCTTTCCAGTCAAGTTTGTCGAATGCCCTCACACCCTCCACCGTTGCGTGGCCACGGCACAGATGGTCTTGGCGATTTGCCGTTTTGCCGACAAACAGGCACAAAGGTTAGACACTGTGCACCACCAAACTTCTTGGCATTTGCCGCACGTTTCAACCCCACACCCTCCAACGATGCTGCCGGGACTTTGTGTTGACCGCATCGAGATTCTCGGATTTAACTTCATGACTGACTGTTGACTGCTCCGTCGCCAGCTTCCGGCCAACCGGCCACTCCGCCATCTTCGCCGTCAACAAACGACAGCTCCGCGTCCCGTCGCCGCCCTGGAGCACGCGACACCTCAACCACCGGGCCAGGCCCGTGGCCGGGTTTCTTAGCGCCGCCCCGCTACCCgctgaagaaaagggggaCATCGCCTAGCAGCTTGGCGATATCAACACCGCTCAGCCGTTCATCTGTTCACACATACGGATACAATACTCCGTACGGAGTTATGCAGTACATAATAATCCGCTCAATGCCAACATACAtcggtggggggaggggggggaacaGCCTGCGGATCTCTGAAACTGCGAGATGCCAGttgcttccaggttgttgcTCAACTTCCATCCATGTTCCAGGTTTCTCCATCTGTTCTGGTGGATAATAAATGTAGTATATCCACCGGGCCCCAGAGCCTCCGCACCGAATTTGTTCTCGAACTTCTTCTGCCGCTCGCGGCCAGCGATGATCCCTCGCGCGCTCGCGCATCCGAGACTCCATGTTCGACCAGTCTTCTACCTGACGTGTCACCAACATTGAAAcatttcctctcctctcttccacAAGACCGCAACGGTTCACTGACAAGTCTCACGCGATTGACATGTTGACAGTGTCCTTGATGGGAATCTCCGTTCTGGTGGACCTGATTGGCGGGGTATCCCTCCGAAAAAAGAGCAAGCACtaacccaaaaaaaaactttaagTAGGCTGCTGACTTCTCTGCCCCTGAAACACTCGCGCTCGAGCCAGGGCAAGCATCCCACGCAAATCCACCGGTTTTCGTCTGAACAACGCGCTCATCCCTCACACCAAGCGCTGGGTCAGCTGATGACAATCACGATGGGTTACAGGCCACAATATCTGTCGGTGATGTTCGATGTCCGATGCTGCCAATTATGTGCTCAGATGTCATCTCGCGAATTCAGGGGCTAAGAAAACGGCAACCAAGCGAAGCGGGCAATCGCGTCTTGGGTCACTTCAGATTGTGGGGGAGATTCATCATTCCGGCCCTAGCCTTCTATCAGTGTCTCAGAGGTGACATtcaactttttttcttctcgattttttaaatattttctCGTCTGTTTTGGATGGTCCCCAAACTGACCCTTCTGTTCTTTCCATTCCGATCAAGCTGCATTGTCATCTCCGACTGTCCTGATTTTCAGGGACCAGCACCTGCATGCGCCGGGAGAATGCTCCATTTGGGAGTGATAGGCGGCACTAGCAAGTTTAGCATTCTTATGGCAAACGGCTTTCACCGCTTTATGACTTCACACCTTTGGTCAAGATGCATCAACCACGCGTCCTTTTCATGCGTTAACCTACACACTTCAGTTGCATAACACCTACGGCCTGATGATCTCCGCTCTTTTTCTGGATGCCAAACCTCTAGGTTTATCACACCCTTGCTTCCCAGCATTGGAATGTCTTCCATGTTGTATCCACCTATCAAGTTAGCAAGGGGCTAATGAAGACTATCGAGGCTTGACTATACCTAACTGCACACAGTGATTATATTACTAGTCCCACCACTTACCTAATCTTTGATCCAAGTCAGAAAGCTTACATCGTACTATCACTGCACAACATCATCGTGAATTAAACATAACTGTACACTAAGGGGAAAGAACCCTTTGTCCGAAAGAATACATTGTAAGCCTCAATGTGTTGTTTTGAGCTGCTGAGGTGGCATAAAACTGGTCTACATATCAGGGAGACAAGGCATGGATAACAACAATACCATGCTTTCTCTCCTTACCTTATGTTGTCACAAGGAGGACTCCAAACCGGCCATTCATCAAGTAACCATTCAAGAGTTTGACTTCTTGTTTCTTGAGCTTGTCGTTGGGTATCATGAATGGTTGaggcaaagaaaaagagtTCAGTATAGTATTCCACATGTGTCAATGTCTTCAAGGCAGTGCGAGTAGGCAGAGAAAGGCAATAGACTGAACAATGTGAGGAAGGTCGATGCTCCATTCTAAAAATTTCTATATAGACCTTTTGTAATAAGGGTTTCCGTCTCCAAGCACTCTCAATCGTGTCTGGtgaccatctcctccctcacctccatGACATTCAGTTGTCATGATGCCTCACTTTGGCTTGGTTTGTGTTGCTTCCCCTGGTGGATGGTCGCGGGAATTTATCTTTTGCGATTATTGTCTACGCCAGGAGCGAAATGAGGACACCACAGAGAGCTACTGCTCGCTTCATCGACCTGGACGTGATCAAACACAAGCTACACCTTCTTTGAGAGAAGACCATGTCGAAAACGCCATCCAGACCACCCTGCTCGCTGCGTGTGAGGCTTCAGAAAGTGATTCCCACGCTGACAATGGGGAACCCTTGGTATTGTCAGCCGACTTGCCCCCGTCTcaaccatcttcttcttctgccgaGAAGAAACACCAAACCGACCGGCCCACAGAGTCCCgttcatcacctcccccaacagaCGATACTCCTGACCAAACTGAACCATCACGGCAGTCCTCATCGCAGACAATCCCATCTACTGCCCAAACCAAGCAACCAGGTCGTAGAGGTCCTGGTCGTCGAGCCGATAACCTCCGGATCAAccttcccaacccacccccgcTTCCAGAACCCGGACAGCGTCCAAGCCGAGAGGTCCTCGCCCGACACGGCGTAATCGTCCCCCATATACCCCTCGTTCCAGCCCTGAGGCCTTCCAAGCAACCTTTGGCGACCGCCACTGACCTGGCATGGTACAAAGCACATAGGCTGTGCACCAATTGCCACAAGGAGGTGGACGACCTCCACTTCTCCAAGTGTTCTGGCTGTCGGGCAGCCGGCCTGGAACGCGCTCGGAGATACCAAgccaagaagagggaggagaaggcgatgCAAATGAAAATGGCAAAGGAGAGCCAGGGGCGGGTCGGAACCCAGTCGTCCGAGAGGCAGAGTGAACGGTCAAACGCCCGGACCTTGTGCTTGCCCAGGTTGACTACTACACCCCAACCAATCCACCTGATGCCAGGTGCCAGCGCCAGAGACAGAATCTACATGACTTTTATCGACACGCTTCGAATGCACCCCCGGCGGCGCTCGACAGGTAGTGGTCAAAGGGCTGTGTTGGGCCCGAGTCGGGAACAAGACCTCTATCTCCACGCGTTGGACAGGCTGACTGACATACGCCTGTCCAcaacttcttcctccccctcgtcaTTACTAGAAGCGGCTCCCGGTCCACATCACACGTCGCCACCACCCCGTGAACGACCTCGCGGGTATCCCCCCCCGGACACTCAAACCCCCAGGAATGAATCCAACTCTGCATGGCGCATGTCGTCAGGTTTTCTGCCCACACCTGCGCCGCCGTCCTCTCCTTTTGGACCTCAGTCCTCATCCAACGCCGCAGAACAACAGTCATCCCCTTCCAGACTcaggggtgaggaaggggaataCCAACTCCACCCTTTACTGGCAAATATCCCACCGGAGCAGTGGTCTTCgctgccatcatcatggcgGCCAGAACCAGAGATGCCAGTGCGGGGTGGTTATCCATCCAACGCTGGCAACTGGGGGATTGGTGTTGATCATGGGTGTTATAACAGACAGCAACGTGGCTTGCTGGGTGATGTGGGACAGGATTGTCCTTACCGGTATCATCAGTCCAGCACTGCGGTCGCTGGAAGCGGTGAGAGACAATATGACGAAGGGTCTGGGGGCTGGGTTGACGGCCCGGGGGCAAAGAGGTTGGATATGAACGTTGTTGATCCGGCGTTGGTGAGTGTGCAGGAGGgtatgatgatgggtgggttggaggaggtggacatTGAGGAGTTTGTTAGTTTGTCTGGGGcggaggaaggggtggtggagagggtggtgggcgggagtctggggagggtgaagatCGAGAGGGTGGGCGGTCTTTTTGAGTTCGAGAACGATGGTTGCATACCTACATAGTCACATCCGacaatttttttttggctcaGTCCGTACTGGTCTCACAAGGTGAGCAAAAGGTAAGCGCAGTGAGCATCACCCTGAGCTGAAGTGGCTTTAAGGACCGTTCGGCTATGCTTACCGCAACcaaaaataattataacttCCATTTTCTCCTTACGCGTGCCAGTAGCCCATTATCAAAATCACTAGAACcactatttatattaaaactataacTTTATATATAAACAAACTACTCCATATTCTAATAGAGAATAGCATTGATAAATTATGTATTTATAAATTTGAAGTTAAACaactttaattactataatttaagGATTATAAAACGATAGCGGGAGTATATATACTAGATTACCTATCCGTTACTCGGGCTTTTATTTTACCGTTCCTCTAATAAAGGATTATATATCAAAAAATAGTAAGGGTATGTGACGAACGCCTATCCACAActtctgaaagggatactggttgaaggcacttctgaataatcctggttcggtgcagctaaacagtgcacaacaagatgtctcaatgtaaacactagatgccgtgaatacaacttgaattgcatactgcggaactgtctatctacaccagccagttcctccgtatatatagaccttgagACCCTGaagtgctcgtcgtgctatgccctcgatcactcctagcacattgcatcctgcagagtgctcgtcgtgctatgccTTCGATCACCCCGAGCAtcttgcatcctgcagagtgcTCGTGGGCCTTGGCGCCATAGCACTCTCTGGCCAGCCCCAATTGGCTGTCTCCTGACTTTcctaatgattggctggggacGTCCTGCGCCCCATATACTGCGCGACCTGCCGTTG contains:
- a CDS encoding uncharacterized protein (COG:I; EggNog:ENOG503NU4J), with protein sequence MAARPNQRNIKWVEGLRGVTSALVITTHIARALDFPLFWPADSKGEAPRLLQYPYLRIPYQGRIGVPIFAFLTGFVCANKPLKLAYQQGNAPAALKTIARSAFRRPPRLMLPALIATLISFFMSVLGAYRAANRCDAFWVRFDAPDPMPLGDNIRRLFRSSLTTWTNTENVYDRHQWAMRPLLIGAFQVYIVLAATIGMRFKYRVLVHVLLITYWLMNVGHLTETFGAMLALGTLLAELSQHRPTQNFITSHQRLLTCVVAPFLLLVGGYVGSYPQEHEDWAPWSMSLHKFLLNPVDGQNQGSFLVPKGSNVHRRTSAFFIMCTSISIFISPFIQKLLSHRLLIWLGHHSFAVYLTHGTILRTVGMWIVYGITGEPWEPAGKNEDGSQKQQEYLHPKSRAHKMASILVFTTLTYIAAWAWMKYVDTACARATQWLEKKVFDDDNEEGKAGLAEKGFLLNGNGTSPADGDRPKQAQS
- a CDS encoding uncharacterized protein (EggNog:ENOG503PI8J); amino-acid sequence: MDITSHAAARSPLTLATLPPEILMGIVECLIPTPPEIGETGPVALAQMFEGEPWYEFILCRRALASLCLVTRTFREMAHPLLYRVIAITNPRTMLLLFRTLAEFPHYGLHTRFLSCHITLTRNNVIRGVKEAMHEQLGRFKPSDAPGVIAQYVRNSIMQAGSVCSHWMQPYYEGLPQNIFSMVLASCKRVETLLLEVPICDEDGDYNILFHKMHGDLHEFDLARDPSVKNEERPYQHIHTLLLQGDTEMIKHLEIDECDCDIPDNYGVKCNTYFPLFAALPKLATVEVTCDSGDWTNPIVNLNQNIMARLHAIHPGSTQFYKTMASLPPDHPYLGGIKHIYLHNSMVMPHHLHYLLKFAPYLETLYVTPRRIEDDGPVRWPRVHGPEEEDHESLNLGLQQYGKKHLKNLDVGWTSLKNMEKLVGPEGRIICLPELKNLEKLCIQLETLYGNMKNAAVLPLLSLLPPNLMELTIEDWWWRYEKLYFDMKMWKPKKKVEHYTREKAYRQAAVEMLMKFAKSLDVTTNRLKKVMLVCKIPWTWVLEGAVEADEHFMGVKLAFEEKGVAFEVDCDEVEEEEKRPKRDVPVYQPCLRPNAPEYDEYDEFDEFDEYPYDDYPY